The genomic region CATATTACAGCATACTCCCCTTTAGGAACATCAGTAAAAGTGACTACAGATTTCCCATTTTCTATTTTAGCATTCTTTGAAAAAACAGGTTTTTTCATAAAGCTTTCTTGGGTATAAATTCCGTAAACCATCTTTCCATTATCACTGGTCACATTTAAAATTTCTACAGAAATCGTTCCGGTAGTATCTTTTGCAGTTTCCTGTGCGTTAGAAGTAAATCCTGTGATAAAAAGGGCGAAAATAATAGCTAAAGTTCTCATGTTTAATTGGTTTTATTTAGTTTATAATGTAAAAGTAGGAAAGAAGTTGTATTGAATCACAAGTAACTTACTGAACTGTAAATTTTTACTTCTGAATTGTTATTTACAAAATCCAATAAAACTATAAGGTAGGAATTCAATGAATACTTAATTTAGCCTAACCTTAAATGTATTTAGATTTGAGAGAAGAAGAAGGAATTAAGATTTGCAAAGAGAAGACGCTCTAAAAATCAACTACCGAATACTCCAAAATACCAACCGTCGAACAATTACACTCCCTAAATCAATCCCCTGGCTTTAATTTCCAGATATTTATTAATGGTATTAACGCTCAAATCTTTTGGTTTGGTAAGTACGACTTGGATGCCGTTACGTTGTAGCTCTTTGGCCATTTTTACCTTATTCTGGCTAAACTCTTCAGCAACTCCCTGGTGGGCGCTTTCGCTT from Zunongwangia profunda SM-A87 harbors:
- a CDS encoding DUF2141 domain-containing protein gives rise to the protein MRTLAIIFALFITGFTSNAQETAKDTTGTISVEILNVTSDNGKMVYGIYTQESFMKKPVFSKNAKIENGKSVVTFTDVPKGEYAVICFHDKNDNDKMDFETNGMPQEDYGVSNNKLNPFGPPVWNDGKFTFDGHEKVITIRL